A window of the Sphaerobacter thermophilus DSM 20745 genome harbors these coding sequences:
- a CDS encoding MBL fold metallo-hydrolase → MTVILEQILRRDIGCAAYLVGSEAAGEAAVVDPRIDMVDEIVALAERDGLRIRYIVETHNHADHVSGHHQLAARTGATIAVHEDAGVAYPHLALRDGDELALGEVRLRVIHTPGHRPEHIVLAVIDTSRGDEPWAVLTGDSLFIGDVARPDLAIDGREGADALFDSLHQRLLQLPEGTLVYPGHVSGSLCGRVSNRMTGTTIGFERRFNPALTIDARPAFVEYMNESLPERPPNMARIVELNRSAEPLELRDPAPLDAEAVRRLLDQGARVLDVRSTADFGQEHIPGAIGVPLDGSQFQNRVGLVVPTDVPLVLVADDEAMARRAATMLSVIGLTTIAGYLAGGIAAWRAAGEPLDQIPSMTVQELGAALGRDGAAPQVVDVREAGEWHSGHIPNAVHIPFYRVDERAGEIDPARPVAVICGSGQRSMLAASLLKARGIEDVHNVEGGMTAWHAAGLPTTTD, encoded by the coding sequence ATGACCGTGATACTGGAGCAGATTCTCCGTCGCGATATCGGGTGCGCCGCATATCTCGTCGGCTCAGAGGCGGCCGGTGAGGCCGCGGTGGTCGACCCCCGCATCGACATGGTCGACGAGATCGTGGCGCTCGCCGAGCGCGACGGGCTGCGCATCCGCTACATCGTCGAGACGCACAACCACGCCGACCACGTGTCCGGCCATCACCAGCTCGCAGCCCGCACCGGCGCCACCATCGCCGTCCACGAGGACGCCGGGGTTGCTTACCCCCACCTCGCCTTGCGCGACGGCGACGAGCTGGCTCTCGGCGAGGTGCGCCTGCGCGTCATCCACACCCCCGGCCACCGGCCGGAGCACATCGTCCTTGCGGTCATCGACACCTCGCGCGGCGACGAGCCGTGGGCCGTGTTGACGGGCGACTCGCTCTTCATCGGCGATGTCGCGCGGCCCGACCTGGCGATCGACGGGCGGGAAGGCGCCGACGCCCTCTTCGACAGCCTGCACCAGCGGCTGCTGCAACTCCCGGAGGGAACCCTGGTCTATCCCGGCCACGTCTCCGGCTCGCTCTGCGGCCGGGTGAGCAACCGCATGACCGGCACGACGATCGGCTTCGAGCGGCGCTTCAACCCGGCGCTCACCATCGACGCCCGGCCTGCCTTTGTCGAGTACATGAACGAGAGCCTGCCCGAGCGCCCGCCGAACATGGCCCGCATCGTCGAGCTGAACCGGAGCGCGGAGCCGCTGGAGCTTCGCGACCCAGCCCCACTCGATGCTGAAGCGGTCCGCCGCCTGCTCGACCAGGGCGCGCGCGTGCTCGACGTGCGGTCCACGGCCGATTTCGGCCAGGAGCACATCCCAGGAGCCATCGGCGTGCCGTTGGACGGCTCCCAGTTCCAGAACCGGGTGGGGCTCGTGGTCCCGACCGACGTGCCGCTCGTACTCGTCGCGGACGACGAGGCGATGGCACGGCGCGCGGCGACGATGCTCAGCGTCATCGGTCTCACCACGATCGCCGGTTACCTCGCGGGCGGGATCGCCGCCTGGCGCGCGGCCGGCGAGCCGTTGGATCAGATCCCCAGCATGACCGTGCAGGAACTCGGCGCAGCCCTGGGACGCGACGGCGCGGCGCCGCAGGTCGTCGACGTGCGCGAGGCCGGCGAGTGGCACAGCGGCCACATCCCGAACGCGGTCCACATCCCCTTCTACCGCGTGGACGAGCGCGCGGGCGAAATCGACCCGGCGCGGCCGGTCGCGGTCATCTGCGGCAGCGGCCAGCGGAGCATGCTCGCAGCCTCACTGCTGAAGGCCCGAGGCATCGAGGACGTCCACAACGTCGAGGGCGGCATGACCGCCTGGCACGCCGCCGGCCTCCCGACCACGACCGACTAG